GCGTGGATCGACCGTCTGCCCAACCGCCCGATGATCACCGGCGTCAACTACAGCAATTCCGACGGCTCGTGGTCGAACTCGGTCATCTCGTGGAACGACGGCGTTCTCGCCCGCGGAGACAAAGTCAAGCTCGTGCCATTCGGCGAGTACTCACCGCTGGCGCGCGAGCTGCGGCCCGTGTACGACTTCTTCTACACCCGCTTCGTCGGAGCGCCCTTCACAGTTCGCCGCCCGGGTACCGACATGCGGCCGCTGCCGCTCGAAGGCCGCGCGTATGGAGCGTACATCTGCTACGAAAGCGTCTTCGGCGCGCTCACGGCCAAACTCGCCCGAGAAGGCGCCGAGGTTCTCGTCAACGTCTCGAACGACGGCTGGTTCAATCCGCTCGGCGTCGCTCAGCACTTCGCGATGGGCCGCGTGCGCGCCATCGAGACGCGTCGCTACGTCCTGCGCTCGGTCAATCTCGGCGTGGCGGGCGTCGTCGATCCGCTCGGTCGGCCCGGCACGACCTTCGACGGGCCGAGCTCCGGCGTCGTACACGCCCGCTTCGACTTCCTGAGCGCCGAAACGCCGTACACGCGTTTCGGCGACTTGCCGGTCGTGCTGCTGAGCGCGGCGCTCGCCCTCGCGACCCTTTTTTTGGCGAGGCGCGCGTCACCTCAAGAATCGTCCAAACAACGCTTGTGGTATCGCGGGCGCGGTGAAGGCTAACATGAAGTCGGTCAAGTCAGCCAAGAGGTGAAGAGCATGCGAACACTTCATCGACCCCGACGCGAGGTGCGCGCTTGAAAGCGCCCGTCTTGCACCTGCCCGTTCTCGTCGTCACGCCGCACAATTCCGGGCACGCGCCCCTCGACATTCTCGCGCAGATGCTCGGCGCGGCGGCCTTCGACCGTACGACCCGCGAAGCGAAACTCGAGCACCTTCTGCACGCCGCCGAGCCCTTCACGGACGTGATCTTCCACTCGGCGCGCGCCCGCATGTGGCACGCCGGAATCTCGCCGTTCGTCGTGGACGTCGCCGAGGACCGCGACGACGACGCCCTCAACGGCGCGCCGGGCGGCGTCATTCCTTATGCCGACACGCTCCTGCGTCCTCTGTACCCGCACGGCTTCCACCTCACGACCGAGGAGCGCGAAGACCGCTTGCGCCGCTACTGGGATCCGTTTCACGAGGAGATCGAACGGACGATCGCGCGTCACAAGGTGCGCATGATCGTCACGGGGCACGCCATGCACACGCTCGGTCCGATCGGCTCGCACGACGAGGGACGGCGTCGCCCCGCCCTCACGCTCGTCACGGGCGGCGACGCCTTCGGCGACAAGCGCACGGGACGTCCCGTCACCGTCGACGCGTCGACGGCACGCGCCCTCCACGGTTTGCTGGAGTTGCACTTCGGTTCGCTCGTCGCCGCGACGCGTGACGTGCCGCGCGAAGTGGCCCTCAACGTTCCCATCGCCGGCGATCCACTCGCCGTTCGCTACGCGACGCGACCGCGCCCCGTGCCCGTACCCGCCTTCGGAATTCTGCTCAACCGCGCCCTCTTCCTGCGCGGCGATCAGCCCGACGACGTGCGCGTGCGCGCCCTGAACGCCGCGTTCGAAGCGTTCTTGCGAGACGCGACGCGCGTCGTTTTGGATCAAGACGTGGCGTGAATCGTTGAAGGCGTCGCGTCGCCGTGAGCGCGTGAAGTGCGCGTGAGCGCCCTGCTAGAATGCGCGCGTGTATACGAACCGGCGAGCGCATTTTGAGTACGAGCTGCTGGAGCGCTTCGAGGCCGGCATCAGCTTGACGGGCAGCGAAGTCAAGAGCATCCGCGCGGGCGGCGTGGACTTCCGGGACGCTTTCGCGCGGCTCGTGAACGGCAATGTCGAACTCGAGGGGTTGTACATTCCTCCGTACAAGGACGCGACGTACAACAACCACGAGCCGCGTCGCACACGCCGCTTGCTGCTGCATCGCGAAGAGATCCGAAAGTTGCAACGCTCCTTGGAGCAAAAGGGGTTGACGCTCGTTCCCACGAAGTTGTACGCGAAGGGGCGACGCTTCAAAGTGGAACTCGCCGTGGGACGCGGCAAGAAGCTGCACGACAAGCGGGCGTCCGAGCGCGAGCGTGAAGCGAAGCGGGAGATGCGCGAAGCATGAAGAGCGCCCGCATCGCCCTCACCGCCTTGATCGGCGTGGCGGCCCTCGTCGGCGCGGCCTTCGCGCAATTCACGACGTCGCGCGTGACCCTTTTCGGACGAGAAGCGCCCAGCGTCGTGCTCGGCGGCGGCGAGTACGTCCTGGCCGACACCGTGGCAGGATCGCTCGTCGTGTCGCGCTCGGGCGAAGTCGTGCGCGTCGAGGGCTTGGGCCGCGTGCTGTTGCTGCCGCTCGACCGTGACGCCGACCGCGCCGCGACGACGTTCAACACGGTGCAGCTCGGCACGCAACGCGTGCAGGCCCGCACGGCCACCTTGCTCAACGATAACCTCTACCTGCCGCTCGACACGTTGGCGCGCGGTCTCGGCGCTCAGTACTCGCCAGGTTCGTTCGCCCTGCCCGAACCTCGGCTGTCGGCCGTTTCGTCACGCGCGGGACGCGACGCCGACCGGCTCGTGCTGGACTTCAACCGCGACGTGCGCTACGAGACGACCGTTCAAGACGCCACGCTTCGACTCACGCTGCGCGGCGTGCAAGGCAAGGCGGGCGCGTACACGACCCGTGGAACGTTTCTGCCCCGCGTCAACCTCGCGCGCTCGGGCACGGATCTCGTCCTGACCGCGCCGCTTCCGGCGGGCAGCGGATACCGCGTGTACCGCAGCGAGCGCGGCTCGCTCGTGCGCCTCGTCCTCGACGTCGGGCCGGGCGTGCAGGCGGGCGACGTGAGCTTGCAGCAGCGGCTGAGGCGACCGCTCATCGTTCTCGATCCGGGCGCTCCGAATCCGGCGAGCGGCCTCGGGGACGTCGCGCTCGAAGTGGCGCGCGAAGCGGGCGAACTGTTGACCAAGGCGGGCTGGCAAGTGCGCCTCACACGATCGGGCGCGACCGCCGCGTCGATGAACGCTCGCCAAGACCTCGCGCGGCAAAGCGACGTGTTCCTGACGCTCGACGTGGGCCGCTTTCCCGGCAGCGACGCGAGCGGCCTCACGGTGTACGAAGGCGGCGGCGACAGCGACCTCGTGCTGACGTCCGCGCTGCGCGACAAGGAATCGGCGAACGCGCTGCAGCGCCTCGCCGTCGCGAGCCCCGGCTCCACGCGGCGCCTCGCGCAACTCGTGGAGAACGAGCTGAAGGTCGGCGGCGTGCAAGCTCGGCGCGCGACGGTCCAGCGGGCGCTTCTGTTACGCGAATCGCCTGGCGTGTCGTTGCTGCTGGAACTCGGCTGGTCGTCGAACGAGGCGGACGCGGCGCGCCTTCGAAACGCCGATCGCCGAGACCGTCTCGCGGCGGCGCTCGCGCGCAGCGTCGCCACGTACTTGCTGAGCCGCCTCGGCGCGGCCGGAGGCGCGTCGTGAGGCAACTCCTGACGCCCTTCAACCTCCTGAGCTTGCTGCTGCTCGCCGCCGCCGCGTACGCGTATCAAACCGTGCGAATGCCGCCTCCGACCCCTGCCGCGCCGCAATACGCCGACGAGGACAAAGGCCAGTCGACGAACGTGACGCTGTACTTCGCGGCGAAGGACGTGCAGTCG
This DNA window, taken from Deinococcus yavapaiensis KR-236, encodes the following:
- the smpB gene encoding SsrA-binding protein SmpB — encoded protein: MYTNRRAHFEYELLERFEAGISLTGSEVKSIRAGGVDFRDAFARLVNGNVELEGLYIPPYKDATYNNHEPRRTRRLLLHREEIRKLQRSLEQKGLTLVPTKLYAKGRRFKVELAVGRGKKLHDKRASEREREAKREMREA
- a CDS encoding N-acetylmuramoyl-L-alanine amidase family protein, translated to MKSARIALTALIGVAALVGAAFAQFTTSRVTLFGREAPSVVLGGGEYVLADTVAGSLVVSRSGEVVRVEGLGRVLLLPLDRDADRAATTFNTVQLGTQRVQARTATLLNDNLYLPLDTLARGLGAQYSPGSFALPEPRLSAVSSRAGRDADRLVLDFNRDVRYETTVQDATLRLTLRGVQGKAGAYTTRGTFLPRVNLARSGTDLVLTAPLPAGSGYRVYRSERGSLVRLVLDVGPGVQAGDVSLQQRLRRPLIVLDPGAPNPASGLGDVALEVAREAGELLTKAGWQVRLTRSGATAASMNARQDLARQSDVFLTLDVGRFPGSDASGLTVYEGGGDSDLVLTSALRDKESANALQRLAVASPGSTRRLAQLVENELKVGGVQARRATVQRALLLRESPGVSLLLELGWSSNEADAARLRNADRRDRLAAALARSVATYLLSRLGAAGGAS
- a CDS encoding N-formylglutamate amidohydrolase gives rise to the protein MKAPVLHLPVLVVTPHNSGHAPLDILAQMLGAAAFDRTTREAKLEHLLHAAEPFTDVIFHSARARMWHAGISPFVVDVAEDRDDDALNGAPGGVIPYADTLLRPLYPHGFHLTTEEREDRLRRYWDPFHEEIERTIARHKVRMIVTGHAMHTLGPIGSHDEGRRRPALTLVTGGDAFGDKRTGRPVTVDASTARALHGLLELHFGSLVAATRDVPREVALNVPIAGDPLAVRYATRPRPVPVPAFGILLNRALFLRGDQPDDVRVRALNAAFEAFLRDATRVVLDQDVA